Part of the Terrisporobacter glycolicus ATCC 14880 = DSM 1288 genome is shown below.
TTGTATCTGCTAAAGTGTAATCAAAATCAAATAAGCATAATTTATATTTCATATTTGTCCCCCCTAAATTTGTCATTTATTATTAATAATATCATAAATACAAAGTTATTTCTTCACATAATTAAAGAGGGCTCACACCCCCCTTAATCATTTTCATGCTCTTTCCAATAGTTATCCCTCTTAGCACAATAATATTTATACATTTTTTCATCTCCTAATTCTTCATAGCAACATGCAATATCAAAAAAGAAAAATGGATTATCTCCATATAATTTTGTGATTTTCTTTAAAGTCTTAATTGCATCTTCATACTTTTTAGCTTCTATCTGACTTTGTGATTTAAGATATTGTATATATTGATCTTCTTTAATCTCCGCTTCCATATCTTCAGCAATTTCAAAATATTTGATTGCTTCCTCATGTTCATTTATTTCTGCTAGTATATCCGCTTTCAATAAGTAACTATCTGGAAATATTGGTATAAAATCAATAAGCTCATTTGATATTAATAAAGCTTTTTTGTAATTTTTTTTCTTTTTATATTCTTCGCACATAGTATATAAAACATCATACTTATCTTCTAAATAATCAAAATCCTTTATGGATGAAATCATTTCAAAGGCTTCGTCTACTCTATCTATTCTTTTTTGTGCAAGGAACAAAACTGAATCATCTATACTTAATTCATCATAATATTTTTTCATCAAATTGAAATAAGATTCCTTGACTTCCTCTTCAGAAAAATCTTCTTTTACATTAAGCTCTCTAAAAATATTTTTCATCTTGACCTCCCCTGCATAGCAACTAATTTTCTTATTTTAATTATAGTACTTAATTACTAATTACAATCCATAAATTACAAATATTTTTATCTATTAAATATATTTATAAAACTATGAACCAATATACAAGAGTATGAGTTTTTTATTCTATATCTAAAAAATCCTATAAAGAATCCATAACTTAACATTAGTGAACATTTAATTAGAATCATTAATGTCATATGATTAAATCCACTTGTCATAATAATTGTATCTATATAACCAATATGATAGATAGAAAATAGAACTGTAGTTAAAAAATAGACTCTTACTTCATCCTCATTTTCTTGTTTCAAAACATTCCATATGTAAGATCTAAATAGAAGTTCTTCATATATAGGTGTCATTATGGTAGTATAAAGTAATGGTAAAATACTTTCTATTGATGTTTTTGTCAAAAAAGAAGGAGATGTAAAAATTAAACCTAATACAGCTCCAGTTACAATAAAGTAATAAATTTTTGATTCTTTATTTTTCATATAAGAAAAAATATCTAGAGAAATTTTTTCTTTTTTTGATTTATATATTACAAATAACGTAAGTAAAAACATTACAATCATAGATATTAATACATCATTAAATTTGCTATAAGATAAAAATAAAAATGCACTTTGCTTTAGTGCTATTCTACTTATCTGTAATCCAATTAGTAAAGCTACAATTTTTATCATTGTGTAAGAATTTTCATTATTGTTTAATTCACTACTATTATTCATTTTATACTCCTTTGTATTAATATAAATAATCACTCACTTTAAGTTTATTATTGTTTTAAATAATAATTACATATATTCTTCTGTTTTAATTAAATTGTGTTTATTTTTAGTAAAATAATGTATAAAATTATATATTAAAGGGGGATAGATTTAATGAAAAAATTATTTCTTAATGTATTAACATTCATATGTATAGTAGTAATTTGTATATCTGGTTATAAGATTTATACTACCTTAAAAGATTATAAAAAAGCTGATGACGTTTATTCTCAACTTAGAAATACAAAAGAAAATTCGAAAGATATGAATGAAGCTGCAAAGAATTTATCATCCATAAATTCAGATTATGAACTTTGGATTAGTGTGGAGGGTACAAATATTGATTATCCTGTTGTTCAAGGAAGTGACAATGATTTTTATCTAAACCATGATTTTAATAAAAATTACTTACCTGCAGGATCTATATTTCTAGACTATAGAAATAATCTTGAAACAGATTCTAACTCTGTTATTTATGGCCACCATATGAGAAATTCTACTATGTTTGGTCAGATGGAAAAATTTAAAGATGAAGATTTTTTTAAAAATAATAAAATTATAACTCTTAAAACACCACATACTACATATACCTATGAAATATTTGCCATAGGCGTTTATGATGCTAATTTTGGATATAATAATGTGAAATTTAATAATAAACAAGATTTTAATAACTTTATAAATAAAATCTTAGGTAAATCTATGTATAACAGGAATATTGCTACTTCAAAAGATCAAATATTAACTTTGTCAACATGTAGTTATGAGTACGACAATGCTAGAATAGCTATTTTTGCTGTAAAAAGATAAATATATAATTAAAGAGTTATAGAAAATGCTATAACTCTTTAGTATAATAGTATTATAATTTAAGTTCTAAATTAACTATATTAAGAACTTCTTCTCTAAAAGTATCTAAACTTATCCTATCTATAAAATCTCCTAGTTTTTCACCTGGTTTTGCTGTGTCTTTATAATAAAAAAGTATAGTTTTTACTAAATTAAAAGCATCCTTTTCTGACAACCCTTTAATAAGTATGTCTGCGCTTCTTGGATAATACCCTGCACTACCACCAACAGTAATATAAAAAGTACTATCTAAGTCAACAATTACTCCTATATCTTTAGAGTATACACTTGTACATGCATTTTTACATCCTGCCACACCTATTTTAGTTCTGCATGGAAGTTCCATGCCATGAAATTTCCTGCTAATTTTCATGCCTATCCCAATAGTCGGATATTTGGAACGCTTACAATAGTTTGATGGACACATTTCCACATTTTTAAGTGAATTTTGTACTTTTACAGCTGGTTCCATTCCTAGTTCTTCCCATATTGCCGGTAAGTCCTCTTGTTTTAAATTTGTAATTAAAATTCTTTGACCAGAAGTTATTTTTAAAACGCCCTTATATTTTTTAGCTACTTCTCCTATTTTTATTAAATTATCTGGAAGAATAAATCCACCTGGAATATGTGGTGTTATGGCATAAGTTCGTTTTCCATTTTTTATCTTTTGTAAATTTCCATATACACTCATTTACATGTATCTCCTTTGTCTAAGTTATTTAATATTTTTAGTATACAACAATACCATTTATTTTATCTACTTTTTACTTAACTTCAATATAATAACTTACTTCAAAGCTCTCACCAGCATTTAATTTATTAATATATTTTTTATTTTTATATATTTCGTTACAATCAACACTATCTGCCAATCCATACCAAGGTTCTATTGAAATAAATGGTGCTGTACTATTGCTATCTTTATAATATGGCGTCCATATTCCTACTAATGGAAAGTCTTTAAAGTTTACATTAATATAGCATTCTTCTTTTGTAGACTTTAGTGAAATCTCATCTATATTAGTATAAATGATTGCATCATTTTTAAATACGCCAGGGTTTAGTTTCAGTGTAGATGGAGAGTTCACTTCATCTATTTCACTATAATAAGGGCCTTCTAAATTAATTTTTTGCACATTTTTTCTACACTTAAATTCAATATAGTACTCCCATAAGTTTTCTGGTGATGAAATACTAAATGCTGGATGAGCTCCTATGGAAAAGTATATATCTTGTAAATCAATATTTTGTACATTCCAAGTAATCTTAACTTTTTCTTCTACTATTGTATATGAGATGAAGAGATTAAAATTATATGGGTATATTTTTATTGTTTTTTCATTAGATGTTAACTTGTAGGTTATAGTATTTTCATCCTTATTTATTAAATCAAAATCCATATCTCTAGCAAATCCATGTTGATTTATATTATATATTTCACCTTCTATTAAAGTTTTATCTTCTTTTAATTTTCCCACAATAGGAAATAATACAGGAGACTGTCTCCTCCAATATTTTTTATCTCCATTCCATAAAATTTCTTTCTTATATTTCTTAGAATATATTCTTGTTAATTCTGCTCCACTACTTTTAGTCTCTATTATTAAATTATTATTTTCTAAAATCTGCATATATCCTCCAAATTTATAATTTTTTAATATGTAAAAAGCTATCTTATACAAGATAGCTTTTTTCTATTATTTAAGTTAATTATTTACTAAAAGTTTTTTCTACATAAGCTTTTATTTCTTCTGAAGTTCCAAGAGATAATACTTCCTCTGAGAATTTTTTCATATCTTCAAAGCTTACTGAATTTATTAATTTTCTAGCAGGCAATATTGATATTGGACTCATTGAAAATTCATCTAATCCAAATCCAAGTAATATTGGTATCATTAATTGGTCTCCTGCAGACTCTCCACACATTCCAGCCCATTTACCTTCTTTGTGTGCATTATCTATAACCATTTTTATAAGTCTAAGTACAGCCGGATTAAATTGGTTGTATAAGTAACTTATTTTTTGGTTCATTCTATCAACTGCACAAGTATATTGTATTAAGTCATTAGTTCCTATTGAGAAGAAATCAACATGCTTAGCAAGTACATCTGATATTACTGCGGCAGATGGAACTTCTATCATCATACCAACTTCTACTTCTTCAGAATAAGCTATTTGCTCAGCTTTTAACTGTGATTTAACTGCTTCACAAACTTCTTTAGCTTGTAATAATTCTTCTAATGATGATATCATTGGGAACATTATTCTTAATTTTCCATGTACACTTGCTCTATATAAAGCTCTAAGTTGAGTTACAAATATTTCTTTTCTATCTAGGCAAAGTCTAATGGCTCTATATCCTAAGAATGGATTCATTTCTTCGTCCATTGGAAGGTAGTCTAATTTCTTATCTCCACCTATATCTAATGTTCTTATAACTATTGGCTTTCCGTCCATTCCTTCAAGCACTGCTTTGTACGCATTGTATTGCTCTTCTTCACTTGGGAAATCACTTCTGTCCATATATAAGAATTCTGTTCTATAAAGTCCTACACCTTCAGCATCATTTTTTATAAGACCTTCTACGTCACCTGGAGTACCTATGTTACCTGCAAGTTCCACATGTCTTCCATCAGTAGTTATTGAAGCCTTACCTTTTAATAATTCTAATGCTTTTTTGTATTCTTCAAAATCAGCTTTTAATTTTGTATATTCAGCTATAGTTTCTTCATCTGGATTTATTATTACTTCACCAGTATCTCCATTAAATGCTACAAAATCACCATCTTTTATTTCTTTAGTAGCATCGCTTAAACCAACTATAGCAGCTATTTCTAAAGTTCTAGACATTATAGCAGTATGAGAAGTTCTTCCACCTATATCTGTTAAGAATCCTAAAACTTTTTTCTTATCCATTGTTGCTGTATCAGATGGTGTTAAATCATGAGCAACTAATACTACTTCTTCAGCTAAGTCCGCTAAGTCTACAACTTTTACACCTAATATGTGTCTAAGAACTCTATTTGTTACGTCTTTTATATCAGCTGCTCTTTCTCTCATATATTCATTGTCCATAGATTCAAACATACCTACGAACATTTCTTTTATTTCATTTAATGCAAAGTCTGCATTAACTTTTTCATCATTTATTTTACTAACAGCAGATTCAACTAATTCTGGATCTTCTAACACTAATAAATGTGCTTCAAATATTTCAGCTTCGTGCTCACCAAGTTCTGCTAAAGCCTTTTCCTTTACTTTTGTTAATTCCTCTTTTGAAACTTCAACAGCAGTTCTTAATTTCGCTACTTCTGATTCACAATCAGTTATTGATTTTCTTTCTATTACTAACTGCGTATCTTCAACTACTAACGCTTTCCCCAAAACAATACCTGGAGATGCTCCTATACCCTTTAACATGTTGCTTTTCCTCCTAAAGATATTATTACATTAAAACCTGGGTAGTTTATACCCAGGTTTTAATTGGATTATTCACCAAATCCAGACTCTACTAATTCAACTAATGCATTAACTGCTGCTTCTTCATCTGCACCAGCTGCACATATAGTTACTTCTTCACCTTTTCCAAGGCCTAAACTCATTATTCCCATTATTGATTTAGCGTTTACTACTTTACCTTTGCATTTTACTTCAACTGTTGAAGTAAATTCTGATGCTTTTTTTACAAACATACCAGCTGGTCTTGCATGTAAACCTGTTTCATTTTTGATTACTACTACCTTTTCCATTTTACAACCTCCAGGCAAATTAAAAAATTTAATTAAATAATTAGCTTATTTTTGTTTATTAAAATCATAAATAATCAAATTAGTGATTATTTTCGCTAATTTACTAGTTGAGTGATTGACAAGTAGCTTGTCGCCATTCATTTGTTTATTACAAATTTGGATGACTTTATTAAAATCATAAAGTTCAACCCTATTTATATTATTTTCCTCAAGCTTTCTTTCATATATACTGTAAAAAATATCTTTGTAAGAAGAGTTTTTGTCAATATTTAAAACTTCTATAATTTTAGGTATAACATTTTCCATTAGTGTTCTACGATTTATATCTTTTTTTATATTTAATAAATAGCATAAATCATTTATAGTGTCTTTACTCAAATTACATATTTTATTAAAACAATAATCCTCATTATATTTACAGTCAAGATTGAAGAAATAATTAACACCATCATATCTTTTATAAGCTTTCATAGTATCTAGATATCCAAGCTTTATATTCGACTCAATATGATCCTTATCTTTATTAAGAGAACCTCCCAAACATTGAGACGGCACTATAACTTTTAAATTCAAATCTTGATATCGGTTTATTATCATTTTACCAAGAAAGTCATCCACTAATCTAATTACTACTATATCATCATATCCTTTTTGTGCCAACATATTAATTGGTATATTGTCTGAAAACATTCCATCTAGATAAAGTTTGTCATCTAGCTTGTCCAATTGAAATATTGGTAATGATGAGCTAGCTATTAAATAATCTATCAACCTTCCTTCTGGTATATCCTCTGTATATAGAAGTTTTGGAAATATCTTTCCATCCCAATATGCTGTAGTTATACCAAAATCAATTTTAGATTTTCTAATTTTCTCTTCATCAATTTTTTCTTCTAGTAATTTTCTAAGTGGGCTTATATCTATTCCTTGATTTTTTCTAGCTTTATTCATTAGTTCAACCACATCGTGTAAGCTCTTTACCCTCATTTCAAGGTTTTTATATCTTTCATATGTGTCTTCATCTATATTCATAAAACTTTTATAATCATAATTTACCCAAATATCTTCCATGGCATCGAAATCTCCCTGAACAATAAGCGCTCCGTTTAATGCTCCTATGGAAGTTCCTGCTATACCAGTAAATTGCATTCCTAAATCTGTTAAGGCTCTATATGCACCTATTTGATAAGCGCCTTTTGTTCCCCCACCTTCTAATACAAGACCTTTTTTCATTTTATCACCTAACTTTTCATGGAGAATATATATAATATAATACATTCTCCATATTTTTTCCATGTTATTTTATAGCCCCTTTAGTGTTTACAACTTTTACTGACTTTAAAAATAATTTCTTTTCAATCGGTTTTAGTGATAAGTTGTTCATTATATAATTTTCTTCATCAACAAGATAAATTTTTTTATATCCCGTTTTTAAAAAAGCCATACATACTGTTCTTATATCATCCTCATTTTCGCATTCGAAAAAAGATGGAGAAACTACTAGTTTATACGATGATGATTTTTTATTTTTCATAGTTTGCTTATAAGTATTTAAAAAATTATTTGCTTCTCTTTTACTTATAAAGCCACTTACATCAATATAAACTTTCTTTTCTTCTTCATTTATATTTATATCTATCACTTATCTCACCTCCAAATAATTCATTATTTTATTATATGAATTGTTTAGAGTAAACTTGCTATAAGTTAAGTGATTTATTAATTAATTCGTTAACTTTATTTTGCAGGAAATGGCTTTCATTTTCAAGGTAATTAATTTCCTTATTAATGGCATTTTTTTTATCTTGCAACTTTTTATTATTTTTAATCGATTCAACTTCTTTTTTTATTGAAATTATTTTTTTACTAAGAGCCTCTATTTCACTATAATTTTCATCTTTAAATATTTTTAATTTCATTACTTTATTTGGATAATAATCATATATTTTATTTCCCATACCTTTTCCTATCATTTTAAAATATCTATCATATGCCTCACTGTTTAATATTCCCACTATATACTCATAGGAAAATATGTTTTCATATTCTTCTTTAATATAAAATGAGTATACGTCTGCACTACTAAAATTATCATTATCATCTATGGCAAACTTGTTATTAGAACTTTTGTATGGATACATAATTTTTTTTCTTTCAAACAAACTTTTTTCTCTTCCCCATTGAAGCTCATACCATTTTCTAACTTTCTTAATACATTCCCTTCTGCCTTCCAATTTTTCCTTATAAGGTTTAAAACAATTTTCTTCTACATAAGAATAGCTTTGAATTTCATCAATATCATTTGAATAAATTAATTTTTGATTACTTTGTTCTATTATATATTGATTTACATTTCTATTTTTTATCCATGACTTTAAAAGCTTTTTGTCAATATGTTCTATTCTTTCATCTTCAATATTTAATATAAAGGCTTTATCACAACCAGTAATTATACCTTGAAAACTTATACAAATATCTTCTAAATTATATTTGCTTTTTTGAACTATTTTATCATAAAGTATTTTATCTTCATAATTAAGTATTATCCAATTATTCCTTAAATCCACTTGATTAATACTTATTTTTTCACATTTTTCACTATTTAATAATATTTTTAAGTCTTTTATATTTTCAACATTTGTATTATCTCTTATTTTGTATGTAGCTAATATATTATAATTGGTTTTTTTCTCCAAAATTGCTATAAGAGGTGCTATTCCTAAGTTTTTAAATATATTAACATTTTTTAAATCTATAATCTTTTTTATGTCACAATTACTCATAAGATAGTCTCTAAGAAGTTTACCAGATGGGCTTTCTAAAAAGTATCTCGGTGTAATAAGCCCTATTTTACCTTCATCACTTATTAGATCTAAAGCCTTTTTATAAAAACAAAAATATATATCAGCTTTATCTTTATAAACATCTTTATATTCACTTAATAAAAATTTTTTATATTCCTTATCTAGCATCTTATGTCCAATATATGGTGGATTTCCTATAATGTAATCAAATTTCATATTATAATTCTTTTTTAGAGCATCTCCACAATTTATGTTGTTTATTGTTGATTGATTTTCTTCATTGTAATTATATGATTTCTTTTTATTTAATGTTTCTTTTAAAATATTTATGGCATCTTTATCTATATCTACTCCATAAATACATTTATTTATAATATGGTCGCTTACATTATTGATATAGTTTCCACCGTACGCTTCATTTATTTCATCTATGTTATTTTTTATTAATTTATATATCATATTATATGCTTCTATTAAAAAGTTCCCACATCCACAAGATAAATCTAAAATCTTAGGCTCTGGATTTTTAATTATATTATGGTTTTTAAATACTTCTTGTAATATATAGTTAACAATTATTTTGGGTGTATAATAAATACCCTTAACTTTTTTGTCATATAAAGACAAACTTTCTTCATATGACTTTGCCATTTCATAGTTATCTATTTGTCTTCCCCCCTTACAATCTTTATCCCCTATGTTGAAATTATAGCATATTTGTTTTTTGTATAAATATGCAAATTATAAAGCCTTAATAATTTTTAAAACCGCCTCTTTAAAGAGGCGGCTTTAATTATCTCAATACTCTTCTTCCATTAACGAAAACTTTTGAATAATAATCGCTATCTAATTGCGAAATTACTACTTTCCCCTGACTAGAAGATGCATGTATAAATTGATTATTTCCCAAATAAATTCCTGCATGAGAAATAACATTATCCATAGCTCCTACAGTATCAAAAAATACTAAGTCCCCAGGTTGTAAATCTTTTTTGTTAATATATGTTCCATATACTCCCTGCTCTTTTGATGAACGCGGTAAAGATATTTTTGCTACGTTTTTGTATACATACCAAGTGAATCCAGAACAATCAAAAGTATTATGACCTTCATCTGCCCAAACATACTTTTTACCAAGTAAAGTTTTAGCATATTCAACTATCTTCTCTGAATTTACTGAAATTATTATTTCATTAATATCTGATATTTTATTACTTAAATAACTACTTGCCACATATCCTTCTTTTGCATTATATTTTATTTTTGACCATCCTTCTGATGTTGATATTACTTCTACTTCACTTCCCTTGAATATTGTTCCTATAATAGAAGATTTTGTTGAAGACCCACTTCTAAAATTTAATACACTTACATTTACATACTTTTTAACCTTTTCTACTACTTGTACTGTTTTGTCACTTAAATACTTGCTCGATACAAATCCAAGAACACCTTTACATCTAACTAAAGTCCATCCATCTGACTGTGGCACTACTTCCACCTGAGTATTTTTATGAAGGGATTGTATTATTTCATAATTAGTTGAAGGACCTTTTCTAAAATTCAAATTCTCCACATTAACTATTTTCATTTTATTATTTATACTTAGACTCATGTTTTATCTTATAATTTAATATTATAAGATTATCAACTCCTATTAATAATTTTAATAGAAAAAACTCTATTATTGTAAATATATGCATACTTATAATAATTTGTGTTTGTTTAAATATAATAAAAAATTAATTAAAAAACACCTCTAAAAATAGAGGTGTTTTTTAATTTATAATACTCTCCTAGCATTTACAAATGCTCCGTTATAATAAGAACTCATTTGAGAAATTACAACTTTTCCTTTACTTGATGACGCATGTATAAATTCATTATTTCCTAAATATATTCCAACATGGCTAACATTACCATTATTTGATCCACTTGTATCAAAAAATATTAAGTCTCCAGCTTTTAAATTACTTTTACTTACATAAGTTCCATATTTGCTTTGATCCTTTGAAACTCTTGGTAAACTTATATTTGATGCATTTTTAAATACATAGTAAGTAAACCCTGAACAGTCAAAGCTACTAGGTCCTTGAGCTCCCCATACATAAGGCTTTCCAAGTAAAGTTTTAGCTACTGATATAACTTTACTTGCTGATGAAGATGTTGAATTAGAATCATTAGGAGCATTGCTACTTAAATATTCACTTGATACATATCCTGTTTTATTATTATATTTTATTTTTGACCATCCATTTGATGCTGATATTACTCCTATCTTAGTTCCACTTGATAATGTTCCTAT
Proteins encoded:
- a CDS encoding aldose 1-epimerase family protein, with translation MQILENNNLIIETKSSGAELTRIYSKKYKKEILWNGDKKYWRRQSPVLFPIVGKLKEDKTLIEGEIYNINQHGFARDMDFDLINKDENTITYKLTSNEKTIKIYPYNFNLFISYTIVEEKVKITWNVQNIDLQDIYFSIGAHPAFSISSPENLWEYYIEFKCRKNVQKINLEGPYYSEIDEVNSPSTLKLNPGVFKNDAIIYTNIDEISLKSTKEECYINVNFKDFPLVGIWTPYYKDSNSTAPFISIEPWYGLADSVDCNEIYKNKKYINKLNAGESFEVSYYIEVK
- a CDS encoding Eco57I restriction-modification methylase domain-containing protein, translated to MAKSYEESLSLYDKKVKGIYYTPKIIVNYILQEVFKNHNIIKNPEPKILDLSCGCGNFLIEAYNMIYKLIKNNIDEINEAYGGNYINNVSDHIINKCIYGVDIDKDAINILKETLNKKKSYNYNEENQSTINNINCGDALKKNYNMKFDYIIGNPPYIGHKMLDKEYKKFLLSEYKDVYKDKADIYFCFYKKALDLISDEGKIGLITPRYFLESPSGKLLRDYLMSNCDIKKIIDLKNVNIFKNLGIAPLIAILEKKTNYNILATYKIRDNTNVENIKDLKILLNSEKCEKISINQVDLRNNWIILNYEDKILYDKIVQKSKYNLEDICISFQGIITGCDKAFILNIEDERIEHIDKKLLKSWIKNRNVNQYIIEQSNQKLIYSNDIDEIQSYSYVEENCFKPYKEKLEGRRECIKKVRKWYELQWGREKSLFERKKIMYPYKSSNNKFAIDDNDNFSSADVYSFYIKEEYENIFSYEYIVGILNSEAYDRYFKMIGKGMGNKIYDYYPNKVMKLKIFKDENYSEIEALSKKIISIKKEVESIKNNKKLQDKKNAINKEINYLENESHFLQNKVNELINKSLNL
- a CDS encoding NAD(P)/FAD-dependent oxidoreductase, with product MSVYGNLQKIKNGKRTYAITPHIPGGFILPDNLIKIGEVAKKYKGVLKITSGQRILITNLKQEDLPAIWEELGMEPAVKVQNSLKNVEMCPSNYCKRSKYPTIGIGMKISRKFHGMELPCRTKIGVAGCKNACTSVYSKDIGVIVDLDSTFYITVGGSAGYYPRSADILIKGLSEKDAFNLVKTILFYYKDTAKPGEKLGDFIDRISLDTFREEVLNIVNLELKL
- a CDS encoding CPBP family intramembrane glutamic endopeptidase, which produces MNNSSELNNNENSYTMIKIVALLIGLQISRIALKQSAFLFLSYSKFNDVLISMIVMFLLTLFVIYKSKKEKISLDIFSYMKNKESKIYYFIVTGAVLGLIFTSPSFLTKTSIESILPLLYTTIMTPIYEELLFRSYIWNVLKQENEDEVRVYFLTTVLFSIYHIGYIDTIIMTSGFNHMTLMILIKCSLMLSYGFFIGFFRYRIKNSYSCILVHSFINIFNR
- the srtB gene encoding class B sortase, with product MKKLFLNVLTFICIVVICISGYKIYTTLKDYKKADDVYSQLRNTKENSKDMNEAAKNLSSINSDYELWISVEGTNIDYPVVQGSDNDFYLNHDFNKNYLPAGSIFLDYRNNLETDSNSVIYGHHMRNSTMFGQMEKFKDEDFFKNNKIITLKTPHTTYTYEIFAIGVYDANFGYNNVKFNNKQDFNNFINKILGKSMYNRNIATSKDQILTLSTCSYEYDNARIAIFAVKR
- a CDS encoding tetratricopeptide repeat protein — translated: MKNIFRELNVKEDFSEEEVKESYFNLMKKYYDELSIDDSVLFLAQKRIDRVDEAFEMISSIKDFDYLEDKYDVLYTMCEEYKKKKNYKKALLISNELIDFIPIFPDSYLLKADILAEINEHEEAIKYFEIAEDMEAEIKEDQYIQYLKSQSQIEAKKYEDAIKTLKKITKLYGDNPFFFFDIACCYEELGDEKMYKYYCAKRDNYWKEHEND
- the ptsP gene encoding phosphoenolpyruvate--protein phosphotransferase is translated as MLKGIGASPGIVLGKALVVEDTQLVIERKSITDCESEVAKLRTAVEVSKEELTKVKEKALAELGEHEAEIFEAHLLVLEDPELVESAVSKINDEKVNADFALNEIKEMFVGMFESMDNEYMRERAADIKDVTNRVLRHILGVKVVDLADLAEEVVLVAHDLTPSDTATMDKKKVLGFLTDIGGRTSHTAIMSRTLEIAAIVGLSDATKEIKDGDFVAFNGDTGEVIINPDEETIAEYTKLKADFEEYKKALELLKGKASITTDGRHVELAGNIGTPGDVEGLIKNDAEGVGLYRTEFLYMDRSDFPSEEEQYNAYKAVLEGMDGKPIVIRTLDIGGDKKLDYLPMDEEMNPFLGYRAIRLCLDRKEIFVTQLRALYRASVHGKLRIMFPMISSLEELLQAKEVCEAVKSQLKAEQIAYSEEVEVGMMIEVPSAAVISDVLAKHVDFFSIGTNDLIQYTCAVDRMNQKISYLYNQFNPAVLRLIKMVIDNAHKEGKWAGMCGESAGDQLMIPILLGFGLDEFSMSPISILPARKLINSVSFEDMKKFSEEVLSLGTSEEIKAYVEKTFSK
- a CDS encoding HPr family phosphocarrier protein; this translates as MEKVVVIKNETGLHARPAGMFVKKASEFTSTVEVKCKGKVVNAKSIMGIMSLGLGKGEEVTICAAGADEEAAVNALVELVESGFGE
- a CDS encoding C40 family peptidase produces the protein MSLSINNKMKIVNVENLNFRKGPSTNYEIIQSLHKNTQVEVVPQSDGWTLVRCKGVLGFVSSKYLSDKTVQVVEKVKKYVNVSVLNFRSGSSTKSSIIGTIFKGSEVEVISTSEGWSKIKYNAKEGYVASSYLSNKISDINEIIISVNSEKIVEYAKTLLGKKYVWADEGHNTFDCSGFTWYVYKNVAKISLPRSSKEQGVYGTYINKKDLQPGDLVFFDTVGAMDNVISHAGIYLGNNQFIHASSSQGKVVISQLDSDYYSKVFVNGRRVLR
- a CDS encoding patatin-like phospholipase family protein, whose product is MEKIWRMYYIIYILHEKLGDKMKKGLVLEGGGTKGAYQIGAYRALTDLGMQFTGIAGTSIGALNGALIVQGDFDAMEDIWVNYDYKSFMNIDEDTYERYKNLEMRVKSLHDVVELMNKARKNQGIDISPLRKLLEEKIDEEKIRKSKIDFGITTAYWDGKIFPKLLYTEDIPEGRLIDYLIASSSLPIFQLDKLDDKLYLDGMFSDNIPINMLAQKGYDDIVVIRLVDDFLGKMIINRYQDLNLKVIVPSQCLGGSLNKDKDHIESNIKLGYLDTMKAYKRYDGVNYFFNLDCKYNEDYCFNKICNLSKDTINDLCYLLNIKKDINRRTLMENVIPKIIEVLNIDKNSSYKDIFYSIYERKLEENNINRVELYDFNKVIQICNKQMNGDKLLVNHSTSKLAKIITNLIIYDFNKQK